Proteins from a genomic interval of Chloroflexota bacterium:
- a CDS encoding threonine synthase, protein MAFTKGLVCRECGELYDLAPLHVCELCFGPLEVAYDYAAIRADISREEIERGPQTIWRYRKLFPVDGQPLVDIQTGCTPLLRADNLGRALGLRNLYVKNDTVNPTFSFKDRPVTVAATMARGFGFDTIACASTGNLAASVAAHGARAQMRCVVFIPSDLETSKITNIAVYGPTLVAIRGNYDDVNRLCAEIADRYGWAFVNINLRPYYAEGSKSLAFEVAEQLGWRAPDTVIVPTASGALFTKIARGFEELAEVGLISPATPRMGLAQAAGCAPIVSAHEANTMTIRPVKPSTIAKSLAIGNPADGYYCLKVIKETNGLAGSVTDEEIVAGMRLLAQTEGVFGETAGGVSVGVLKKMAEAGLLDPDETIVVYVTGNGLKTPEAVASALPEPITIGASMTEFDTALAKRDPSFEPVMVEAG, encoded by the coding sequence GTGGCATTTACCAAAGGGTTAGTCTGTCGAGAGTGCGGCGAGCTGTACGACCTCGCCCCTCTGCACGTCTGCGAGCTGTGTTTCGGCCCGCTCGAAGTCGCGTACGACTACGCTGCAATCCGCGCGGACATCTCCCGCGAAGAGATCGAGCGCGGGCCGCAGACCATCTGGCGATATCGCAAGCTCTTCCCCGTTGACGGGCAGCCCCTCGTCGACATCCAGACGGGATGCACGCCGCTACTGCGCGCGGACAATCTTGGCCGCGCCCTCGGCCTCCGCAACCTGTACGTCAAGAACGACACCGTCAATCCGACCTTCTCCTTCAAAGACCGACCGGTCACCGTGGCCGCCACCATGGCCCGAGGCTTCGGATTCGACACGATCGCCTGCGCCTCGACCGGCAACCTCGCCGCTTCCGTCGCCGCGCACGGGGCCCGGGCACAGATGCGGTGTGTCGTCTTCATCCCGTCCGACCTCGAGACGAGCAAGATCACGAACATCGCCGTCTACGGCCCGACCCTCGTCGCCATCCGCGGGAACTACGACGACGTGAACCGACTCTGCGCGGAGATCGCGGACCGGTACGGCTGGGCCTTCGTCAACATCAACCTGCGCCCGTACTACGCCGAAGGGAGCAAGAGCCTCGCCTTCGAAGTTGCCGAGCAGCTCGGATGGCGCGCGCCGGATACCGTGATCGTTCCCACGGCGAGCGGCGCCCTATTCACCAAAATCGCCCGCGGGTTCGAGGAGCTGGCCGAAGTCGGGTTGATCTCCCCGGCCACCCCGCGGATGGGGCTCGCGCAGGCAGCGGGCTGCGCACCCATCGTCTCCGCCCACGAGGCGAATACGATGACCATTCGGCCGGTCAAGCCTTCGACGATTGCGAAGTCGTTGGCCATCGGGAATCCGGCCGACGGCTACTACTGCTTGAAGGTCATCAAGGAGACGAACGGCCTGGCCGGGTCCGTGACCGACGAGGAGATCGTCGCGGGGATGCGTCTGCTCGCCCAAACCGAGGGCGTGTTCGGCGAGACAGCGGGCGGGGTCAGTGTCGGCGTGCTGAAAAAGATGGCCGAGGCAGGGCTGCTCGATCCGGACGAGACGATCGTCGTCTACGTTACGGGAAATGGCCTGAAGACGCCCGAGGCCGTCGCGAGCGCGCTTCCGGAGCCCATCACGATCGGCGCGAGCATGACCGAGTTCGACACCGCACTGGCCAAACGGGATCCGTCGTTCGAGCCCGTGATGGTCGAAGCTGGCTGA
- a CDS encoding NIL domain-containing protein produces the protein MAKRRIRLFFPANLITEPVVYTMGKRFEVVTNIRGGEISADSGWLYLEVSGDDAEIDRAIAWAIETGVRVDPVEGDIIAG, from the coding sequence ATGGCGAAGCGGCGGATCAGGCTATTCTTCCCCGCGAACCTCATCACCGAGCCGGTCGTCTACACGATGGGCAAACGATTCGAGGTCGTGACGAACATTCGCGGCGGCGAGATCTCCGCGGATTCCGGCTGGCTCTATCTCGAGGTGTCCGGGGATGATGCGGAGATCGATCGCGCCATCGCCTGGGCCATCGAGACCGGCGTCCGCGTCGATCCGGTCGAGGGCGACATCATCGCAGGGTGA
- a CDS encoding ubiquitin-like small modifier protein 1, with protein MSIRVRIPTPLRTLTGGQADVAADGADVASCLTDLDAHFPGIAKRILDDGGEVRRFVNLFVNGEDIRFLHGTETKLKAGDELSIVPAMAGG; from the coding sequence ATGAGTATTCGCGTACGAATCCCCACGCCGCTGCGGACCCTCACCGGCGGGCAGGCCGACGTGGCCGCGGACGGCGCGGACGTGGCATCGTGCCTCACGGATCTCGATGCGCACTTCCCCGGCATCGCCAAGCGGATTCTCGACGACGGCGGCGAGGTGCGTCGATTCGTCAACCTGTTCGTCAATGGAGAGGACATCCGATTTCTGCACGGGACCGAGACGAAGCTAAAGGCGGGCGACGAGCTCTCGATCGTCCCGGCCATGGCCGGCGGCTAG
- a CDS encoding glucose 1-dehydrogenase → MLLEDRVVIVTGGGHGIGRAYCLGVAQEGGRVVVADIDGAAADSVAEEIGDHRAIAVQADVSRLSSCQEMAKAAVDRFGRIDGLINNAAIFATVPISRVGFQEISEDEWDRTMEVNVKGMWLCCRAVAPAMQERKHGSIVNISSSTVLSGSATRIHYVASKAAVIGFSRVLARELGPDNIRVNTIAPGSTLSEANPDEETLKMRQRNVGIRALARVELPGDLVGTALYLLSDLSAFVTGQMIVVAGGEAMY, encoded by the coding sequence ATGCTGCTGGAAGACCGCGTCGTCATCGTTACCGGAGGTGGACACGGAATCGGCCGGGCCTACTGCCTCGGCGTCGCGCAAGAGGGCGGTAGGGTCGTCGTCGCGGACATCGACGGCGCCGCCGCCGACAGCGTGGCCGAGGAGATTGGCGACCATCGGGCGATCGCCGTGCAGGCGGACGTTTCCCGTTTGTCGAGCTGTCAGGAGATGGCGAAGGCGGCCGTCGATCGCTTCGGCAGGATCGACGGACTCATCAACAATGCCGCGATCTTCGCCACGGTCCCGATCTCGCGCGTCGGCTTCCAGGAGATCAGCGAGGACGAATGGGATCGGACGATGGAGGTGAACGTCAAGGGGATGTGGCTCTGCTGCCGCGCGGTGGCTCCGGCGATGCAGGAGCGTAAGCACGGAAGCATCGTCAACATCTCATCGAGCACGGTACTGAGCGGAAGCGCGACACGGATCCACTATGTGGCGTCGAAGGCGGCGGTCATCGGGTTCAGCCGGGTCCTGGCGCGGGAGCTGGGTCCGGATAACATCCGCGTGAACACGATCGCGCCCGGATCGACGCTCAGCGAGGCCAACCCGGACGAGGAGACGCTGAAGATGCGGCAGCGGAATGTGGGCATTCGCGCGCTGGCGCGCGTCGAGCTGCCGGGCGATCTGGTCGGGACGGCACTATATCTCCTGTCGGACCTCAGCGCCTTCGTGACGGGCCAGATGATCGTCGTTGCCGGGGGCGAGGCGATGTACTAA
- the lhgO gene encoding L-2-hydroxyglutarate oxidase, producing the protein MFDVAIIGAGIIGLAAAREVLLRHPETSLTVLEKEPELGRHQTGHNSGVIHSGIYYAPGSVKARACVAGAAALKRYCLDRGIPFEECGKVIVARNEDEIPRLEELHRRGIENGVPGLERIGPERIRELEPHVVGIQGLWSPRTGIIDFGRVAAAYADDVRAAGGTIATRHEVLGFQRTARSVVVRTTSGDVEASRVVACAGLYADRIAALTGAPKDPRIVPFRGDYYVLPPERRQLVRSLIYPVPDPAFPFLGVHFTRRIDGDVWLGPNAVLAFAREGYRRTDFAPGDLAEALGFPGFRKLAVRYWRTGLAEMWRDYNKAAFLASLRAYVPELKEVDLQPGPSGVRAQALSSDGKLVDDFVVNTAAGVLHVRNAPSPAATASLAIGAMIADALDAVTQ; encoded by the coding sequence GTGTTCGACGTTGCGATCATCGGGGCGGGCATCATCGGGCTGGCCGCCGCTCGGGAGGTTCTGCTCCGGCATCCCGAGACGTCGCTCACGGTGCTGGAGAAGGAGCCGGAGCTCGGCCGCCACCAGACAGGCCATAATAGCGGCGTCATCCACTCCGGCATTTATTACGCGCCGGGCTCGGTCAAAGCGCGCGCCTGCGTTGCGGGGGCGGCTGCCCTCAAGCGGTATTGCCTCGACCGCGGGATCCCGTTCGAGGAGTGCGGCAAGGTCATCGTCGCTCGGAACGAGGATGAGATTCCCCGCCTTGAGGAGCTGCATCGACGGGGCATCGAGAATGGCGTGCCTGGGCTGGAGCGAATCGGCCCGGAGCGTATTCGCGAGCTGGAGCCCCACGTCGTGGGGATCCAGGGGCTGTGGTCGCCCAGGACGGGCATCATCGATTTCGGCCGGGTGGCCGCAGCCTATGCCGACGACGTGCGGGCGGCGGGCGGCACGATCGCGACGCGCCACGAGGTGCTGGGGTTTCAGCGTACCGCCAGGAGCGTGGTTGTCCGGACGACGAGCGGCGATGTTGAGGCGAGCCGGGTCGTGGCGTGCGCGGGCCTGTACGCCGATCGGATCGCGGCCCTCACCGGCGCGCCGAAGGACCCCCGCATCGTTCCCTTCCGCGGCGATTACTACGTGCTGCCGCCCGAGCGGCGGCAACTGGTGCGCAGCCTGATCTATCCGGTTCCGGACCCGGCCTTCCCGTTCCTCGGCGTGCACTTCACCCGTCGCATCGACGGCGACGTGTGGCTCGGCCCGAACGCCGTCCTCGCCTTCGCGCGCGAAGGGTATCGGCGCACCGATTTCGCGCCCGGCGACCTCGCCGAGGCGCTCGGGTTCCCGGGTTTTCGCAAGCTTGCCGTGCGCTACTGGCGCACCGGGCTCGCGGAGATGTGGCGCGATTACAACAAGGCGGCCTTTCTCGCGTCGCTGCGCGCGTACGTTCCGGAGCTCAAGGAAGTGGATCTCCAGCCAGGCCCCTCGGGCGTGCGCGCGCAGGCGCTCTCGAGCGACGGGAAGCTCGTGGACGATTTTGTCGTGAACACGGCGGCCGGCGTGCTCCACGTCCGCAATGCGCCCTCGCCGGCGGCGACGGCGTCGCTCGCCATCGGGGCCATGATCGCGGACGCCCTCGACGCCGTTACTCAATAA
- a CDS encoding ABC transporter substrate-binding protein, which yields MAAISVIVAAACAGPAATQPPAASAVPGTSTASTRTLVAAVRVEPESIAAKGPRQVGVSLHFVKRLFNAELSIENQQGTPIPYLADAVPQLNTESWTVEPDGHMETTYHLRPNLRWHDGSPLTSDDFLFAWQVYRTPDLGFANSAPLNQMEDVLAPDASTVVVRWLRPYPDANLLVEDAFPPLPRRILEAQFQQQTLDAFVASAYWTREFVGLGPFRLERWEPGAFIEASAFDGHALGAPKISRLKLLFIGDANTTLASILAGEVQLSADLSLGFTQAVTLKHQWEPTQGGTVLLHPNQWRATKFQLRPDLANPRAILDARVRRALSFALDKRAINDAIYDGEGIVAESMIPPMVDYYPQIEPSVTKYPFDLRQSDQLMGEAGFRKTAGESFAGPEGRLTLEIKTNASAEFESEMSALAAQWRQAGFDMAEAVLPAAQAQDPQMRATFPSMFTHSTGLGEPALIDQVTSHIPGPANRWSGGNRGGYSNPDYDRLVEQFNSTLDRGERIRQIAQMLKIYTDDAPSISLFFATQPMAAVSALKGPQLVVPGAVMGWDIHTWSWAE from the coding sequence TTGGCAGCCATCTCGGTAATCGTCGCTGCCGCGTGCGCCGGACCAGCCGCCACTCAACCGCCCGCCGCCTCAGCGGTGCCCGGGACCAGCACGGCGTCAACGCGGACCCTCGTCGCGGCCGTCCGGGTCGAGCCGGAGAGCATCGCCGCCAAGGGCCCGCGCCAGGTCGGTGTTTCCCTGCACTTCGTCAAGCGGCTCTTCAATGCCGAGCTTTCCATTGAGAACCAGCAGGGGACGCCGATCCCCTACCTGGCGGATGCGGTGCCGCAGCTCAACACCGAAAGCTGGACAGTGGAGCCGGACGGCCACATGGAGACGACGTACCACCTTCGCCCAAATCTCCGCTGGCACGACGGAAGCCCGTTGACGTCCGACGACTTCCTGTTCGCGTGGCAGGTGTATCGCACGCCAGATCTCGGGTTCGCGAACTCAGCGCCTCTCAACCAGATGGAGGACGTACTCGCTCCAGACGCCTCGACGGTCGTGGTTCGCTGGCTCCGTCCGTATCCAGACGCCAACCTGCTCGTCGAGGACGCGTTCCCACCCCTTCCACGCCGCATCCTGGAGGCGCAGTTTCAGCAGCAGACGCTGGACGCGTTTGTGGCGTCCGCGTACTGGACGCGCGAGTTCGTGGGTCTCGGTCCATTTCGATTGGAGCGCTGGGAGCCCGGGGCCTTCATCGAGGCATCGGCGTTCGACGGCCACGCCCTCGGGGCGCCAAAGATCTCGCGGCTCAAGCTCCTGTTCATCGGCGACGCGAATACCACGCTCGCCAGCATCCTGGCCGGCGAGGTCCAACTTTCCGCGGATCTCTCCCTTGGGTTCACCCAGGCGGTGACCCTCAAGCACCAGTGGGAGCCGACCCAGGGCGGGACCGTGCTGCTTCATCCGAATCAGTGGCGTGCGACCAAGTTCCAGCTTCGCCCCGATCTGGCGAACCCGCGCGCCATCCTCGACGCGCGCGTACGACGCGCCCTGAGCTTTGCCCTGGACAAGCGCGCCATCAACGATGCGATCTACGACGGCGAGGGAATCGTCGCCGAGTCCATGATCCCGCCCATGGTCGACTACTATCCGCAGATCGAGCCCTCCGTGACGAAGTATCCCTTCGACCTCCGCCAGAGCGATCAGCTCATGGGCGAGGCAGGCTTCCGCAAGACGGCGGGAGAATCCTTCGCGGGCCCCGAAGGGCGGCTGACGCTCGAGATCAAGACGAACGCGTCCGCCGAGTTCGAGTCTGAGATGTCCGCCCTCGCGGCTCAGTGGCGGCAGGCGGGCTTCGACATGGCCGAGGCTGTGCTCCCGGCGGCCCAGGCGCAGGACCCGCAGATGCGCGCGACCTTTCCATCCATGTTCACCCACAGCACCGGTCTTGGCGAGCCCGCCCTCATCGACCAGGTCACCAGCCATATCCCCGGCCCGGCAAATCGCTGGAGCGGCGGTAACCGGGGCGGCTATTCCAATCCTGACTACGATCGCCTCGTGGAGCAATTCAACAGCACGCTTGATCGAGGGGAGCGGATTCGACAGATCGCGCAGATGCTGAAGATCTACACGGATGATGCGCCGTCGATCAGCCTCTTCTTCGCCACCCAGCCGATGGCGGCGGTATCTGCGCTCAAAGGGCCGCAGCTCGTTGTCCCGGGCGCCGTGATGGGGTGGGACATTCACACCTGGTCCTGGGCAGAATAG
- a CDS encoding xanthine dehydrogenase family protein molybdopterin-binding subunit yields the protein MAATTAFQVIGKPIPRVEGPAKVSGAATYPADITLADMLWAANVRSPYPHAHIVSIDVAPARAIPGVRVVLTARDVLNRRTGRVLKDLPLLCEDVARFVGDKVAVVAAETPDAAEEAALAVQVQYEELPAVFDPLQAMLPGAPLVHPDARSYAGFPATPDIPNVCGYRTHRRGDPDAAFASADVVLEHTFTTPLTHQGYLEPHACVVRVGPSADGAERVDVWPSHKLPYTLREQLAELTDRPEHDFVIHPITVGADFGGKGSPADVPMAYHLSRMTGRPVKFVARSTADLASATHRHPSIVRVRTGLTREGAIVARDVRIVYNTGAYGALKPSEDGMLTGADYAAGPYAVPNLRIEAFCVYTNLPPSGYMRAPGHPQVAFAVEAHTDLLARAFGMDPLEFRIRNAARTTGEGAASLVPTVLDAAVRALDLQPSSPRVGLGASSPANSGVLRGRGIALCERGVGFGEGSSDVTLNPNGTITVVTGLPDNGTGALTVVAQVVAEEFGVLADRVLLVRGTTDALPIDVGSAADRMTNVAGHAAIAASSAVKEKLAPLAAAMLGAESAAWAPATAERSSGWTSPDGGFVSLEELAAEMLPGDGGAGHAQVTIKRPKTTDRHCCAQIAEVEVDSETGQVRIARMTTVQDTGTIVNPIGHQGQIEGGLVQGLGYATMEEMSAESGRITNAHLGDYKLPTMRDVPQLVTVNVPSEGPGPFHAGSIGEMPCVPTAGAIANAVADAIGAPIFDLPLTPERVLEAIETRGRPS from the coding sequence ATGGCGGCAACAACGGCGTTTCAGGTCATCGGCAAGCCCATCCCTCGCGTCGAGGGGCCGGCGAAGGTCAGCGGCGCGGCGACCTATCCGGCTGACATAACCCTCGCGGACATGCTGTGGGCAGCCAACGTGCGCAGCCCGTACCCACACGCGCACATCGTGTCCATTGACGTCGCGCCCGCACGCGCCATTCCCGGCGTCCGCGTTGTGCTCACCGCACGCGATGTGCTGAATCGACGCACCGGCCGCGTGCTGAAGGACCTGCCACTCCTGTGCGAGGACGTGGCCCGTTTCGTCGGCGACAAGGTGGCGGTCGTCGCCGCCGAGACACCGGACGCCGCAGAAGAGGCGGCGCTCGCAGTCCAGGTCCAGTACGAGGAGCTGCCAGCCGTCTTCGACCCCCTGCAGGCGATGCTCCCGGGCGCGCCCCTCGTTCACCCTGATGCGCGATCGTACGCGGGCTTCCCGGCGACGCCCGATATTCCGAACGTCTGTGGTTACCGCACTCACCGCCGCGGTGATCCGGACGCAGCGTTCGCATCGGCGGATGTCGTCCTCGAGCACACCTTCACGACGCCGCTCACGCATCAGGGGTACCTCGAGCCCCACGCCTGCGTGGTCCGCGTCGGCCCGTCTGCGGACGGCGCCGAGCGCGTCGACGTCTGGCCCTCCCACAAGCTGCCGTACACGCTCCGCGAGCAGCTCGCCGAGCTGACCGATCGCCCCGAGCACGACTTCGTCATCCATCCCATTACGGTCGGCGCCGACTTCGGGGGGAAGGGGAGCCCGGCCGACGTCCCCATGGCCTACCACCTGTCCCGCATGACGGGCCGGCCCGTCAAGTTCGTCGCGCGCTCGACTGCTGACCTGGCTTCGGCCACCCATCGGCATCCCTCCATCGTCCGAGTACGGACCGGGTTGACGCGCGAAGGCGCCATCGTCGCGCGCGACGTGCGGATCGTCTACAACACCGGCGCCTACGGCGCGCTCAAGCCCAGCGAGGATGGAATGCTGACGGGCGCCGACTACGCCGCCGGCCCGTACGCGGTTCCGAACCTTCGGATCGAGGCCTTTTGCGTCTACACCAACCTGCCACCCTCCGGATACATGCGCGCGCCCGGCCACCCGCAGGTCGCGTTCGCCGTCGAGGCCCACACGGACCTCCTGGCGCGCGCGTTTGGGATGGATCCTCTCGAATTCCGAATTCGAAATGCGGCGCGGACGACGGGGGAGGGCGCCGCGTCCCTCGTGCCCACGGTCCTCGACGCGGCCGTGCGCGCTCTCGACCTCCAGCCCTCGAGCCCACGGGTTGGGCTCGGAGCCTCATCCCCGGCGAATTCGGGCGTCCTCCGTGGCCGCGGCATCGCGCTGTGCGAGCGCGGCGTGGGCTTCGGTGAGGGCAGCTCCGACGTGACGCTGAACCCCAACGGGACCATCACCGTCGTGACCGGCCTCCCGGACAACGGCACCGGCGCTCTGACGGTGGTGGCCCAGGTCGTCGCTGAGGAGTTCGGTGTGCTGGCCGACCGAGTCCTCCTCGTTCGCGGAACGACGGACGCGCTGCCCATCGACGTCGGCTCCGCGGCCGACCGCATGACGAACGTCGCCGGCCACGCCGCGATCGCCGCGTCGTCCGCCGTGAAGGAGAAGCTTGCGCCGCTGGCCGCGGCGATGCTCGGCGCGGAGTCGGCGGCCTGGGCGCCGGCGACGGCTGAGCGGTCCAGCGGCTGGACGAGCCCCGACGGCGGGTTCGTCTCGCTGGAGGAGCTGGCCGCGGAGATGCTCCCCGGCGACGGGGGAGCCGGCCATGCACAGGTGACGATCAAGCGGCCCAAGACCACCGACCGACATTGCTGCGCGCAGATCGCCGAGGTGGAGGTGGACTCCGAGACGGGCCAGGTGCGTATCGCCCGAATGACGACCGTCCAGGACACGGGAACCATCGTCAACCCCATCGGCCATCAGGGGCAGATCGAGGGCGGGCTGGTTCAGGGCCTCGGGTATGCCACGATGGAAGAGATGTCGGCGGAGAGCGGGCGCATCACCAACGCCCACCTGGGCGACTACAAGCTCCCCACGATGCGCGACGTGCCTCAGCTCGTCACGGTCAACGTCCCCTCCGAGGGGCCTGGGCCTTTCCACGCCGGGAGCATCGGAGAAATGCCCTGCGTGCCCACGGCGGGCGCCATCGCAAACGCGGTGGCGGACGCCATCGGCGCACCGATCTTCGATCTCCCACTCACGCCCGAGCGCGTGCTGGAGGCGATCGAGACCCGAGGACGCCCGTCGTGA
- a CDS encoding amidohydrolase family protein, whose protein sequence is MIVDFQAHVFPPAYLDALCRLDSSVSLEEPDPASGMTYLFDRTLGRRINTVTFAGQDPEIRIAHMDELGVDVQVVSVPPPGADRFAPDAAMELARAANDAIGRWCHDYPGRFVGLCTLPTSSVPLALDELERCVEALEMRGFGCYSNLNGRPLDDEALLPLYERIARYGVPVYIHPTAPLATEATDLDIHPTLIFGWAFDATVAMTRLVYGRVTERFPEIPFIVADVGGVLAFFAQRAVNIYTGRTEEIRQRYGLRENPIDLFRRFYVDTADHPANTLRIARDFFGAEHLVFGTNYPYGPEDGRRFVRNSLEAVAALDLADDERACILGNTAARLLGIKQPA, encoded by the coding sequence GTGATCGTCGACTTCCAGGCGCATGTCTTCCCGCCGGCGTATCTCGACGCGCTCTGCCGCCTTGATAGCAGCGTCTCGCTGGAGGAGCCCGATCCCGCGAGCGGGATGACCTACCTCTTCGACCGAACGCTGGGCCGGCGGATCAACACCGTAACCTTCGCGGGCCAGGACCCCGAGATCCGGATCGCCCACATGGACGAGCTGGGGGTCGACGTTCAGGTGGTCAGTGTGCCGCCGCCCGGGGCTGACCGCTTCGCTCCGGACGCGGCGATGGAATTGGCCCGGGCCGCGAACGACGCCATCGGCCGGTGGTGCCACGACTACCCGGGGCGCTTCGTCGGCCTCTGCACGCTGCCGACGTCGTCCGTCCCGCTGGCGCTGGACGAGCTGGAGCGCTGCGTCGAGGCCCTCGAGATGCGCGGCTTCGGCTGCTACTCGAACCTGAACGGCCGCCCCCTCGACGACGAGGCCCTCCTTCCCCTGTACGAACGGATCGCGCGCTATGGGGTGCCGGTCTACATCCATCCCACCGCTCCCCTGGCCACGGAGGCCACGGACCTCGACATCCATCCGACCCTCATCTTCGGCTGGGCCTTCGACGCGACGGTCGCGATGACCCGCCTCGTCTACGGGCGGGTCACCGAGCGATTTCCGGAGATCCCGTTCATCGTAGCGGACGTCGGCGGGGTGCTCGCCTTCTTCGCGCAGCGTGCCGTGAACATCTACACGGGCCGGACCGAGGAGATCCGCCAGCGCTACGGCCTCCGGGAGAACCCGATCGACCTCTTCCGCCGCTTCTACGTCGACACCGCCGACCATCCAGCCAACACCCTTCGCATCGCCCGCGACTTCTTCGGGGCGGAGCATCTCGTCTTCGGCACGAACTACCCGTATGGACCAGAGGATGGGCGGCGCTTTGTCCGAAACAGCCTCGAGGCCGTCGCCGCGCTGGACCTCGCCGACGACGAGCGCGCCTGCATTCTGGGCAACACCGCTGCCCGCCTGCTCGGAATCAAGCAGCCCGCCTAA
- a CDS encoding HEPN domain-containing protein produces MAERSKDWLDQAKRDLDHARHDLDDAFYEWACFSAQQAADKAVKAVFQRLGAEAWGHSISDLLLALDEREHVPSDIAIAAAELDKAYVATRYPDAHPSGSPGSRYVETEADRMVEYADRILRFCTDLLAAL; encoded by the coding sequence ATGGCGGAGCGGAGCAAGGATTGGCTGGACCAGGCGAAGCGAGACCTCGACCACGCGCGCCACGATCTCGACGACGCGTTCTATGAGTGGGCCTGCTTTTCGGCTCAACAGGCAGCCGACAAGGCGGTCAAGGCCGTGTTCCAGCGGCTGGGGGCGGAGGCGTGGGGCCATTCCATCAGCGATCTTCTGCTGGCGCTCGACGAGCGCGAGCATGTTCCGAGCGATATCGCCATCGCCGCGGCCGAGCTGGACAAAGCGTACGTCGCGACGCGATATCCGGACGCGCACCCGTCCGGCTCTCCCGGCAGCCGTTACGTCGAAACCGAAGCCGACCGCATGGTGGAGTATGCCGACCGAATCCTTCGGTTCTGTACGGATCTTCTGGCCGCCCTATAG
- a CDS encoding nucleotidyltransferase domain-containing protein: MPTESFGSVRIFWPPYSREELIARLRQRVPGLAAALPLRRVVLFGSWARGRATVRSDVDLLVVYTGEPRDDAFTTVRRCMDTRGVEPHVYTADEAEALRDTIDRMTEGGVELFPEGRSTASPLSPDDGGQGEREGVGGEKPRNSGNAVFSRPPPGGARRTRA, translated from the coding sequence ATGCCGACCGAATCCTTCGGTTCTGTACGGATCTTCTGGCCGCCCTATAGCCGAGAGGAGCTGATCGCCAGGCTGCGCCAGCGCGTGCCGGGGCTTGCCGCCGCGCTCCCGCTTCGCCGAGTGGTCCTCTTCGGCTCATGGGCAAGAGGTCGCGCGACGGTGCGCAGCGACGTCGATCTTCTCGTCGTCTACACCGGCGAGCCGCGCGACGACGCGTTCACGACGGTACGGCGGTGTATGGACACACGAGGGGTCGAGCCGCACGTCTACACGGCGGACGAAGCCGAGGCTCTGCGCGACACCATCGATCGCATGACCGAGGGCGGCGTGGAGCTATTTCCCGAGGGCCGGTCCACCGCCAGTCCCCTCTCCCCCGACGACGGGGGACAGGGCGAGCGTGAGGGGGTTGGGGGCGAAAAACCACGCAATAGCGGCAATGCCGTCTTTAGTAGGCCACCGCCGGGAGGTGCGCGTCGTACTCGGGCGTGA